One genomic window of Parasteatoda tepidariorum isolate YZ-2023 chromosome 9, CAS_Ptep_4.0, whole genome shotgun sequence includes the following:
- the LOC107452195 gene encoding egl nine homolog 1 has translation MEIHQQMSRNPATFCNWCSGIGNSVCNRCKKAYYCCRDHQIKHWPTHKKECKQQNIPQATQISLNTPISTNQESSNFSAYGDWSQNTYENFNQVIVPENDYSASASNMVSSSDESLSFNSSSERDVFSSLSSDLFNSENSFWDVINTGDAQNLSDLRTDLEKERAIAKISEALQTGAPTPTISELNDSWLKDAHDFNQSESMPLKAICSNVISDMNKYGICVLDKFMGDKLGNRILSEVKHLYAQGIFEKGELINKNTVLVKENIRRDVTAWVAGTEPGCAAIYSLMQKLDLAITTCNKMPNNGVISNYKLHRRTKAMIACYPGNGTFYKKHVDNPLKDGRCVTCIYYLNQNWDVKKHGGLLRLYPTAYNDQVSVIEPIFDRMIFFWSDRRNPHEVLPAFATRFAITVWYFDADERSLFLNRGIL, from the exons ATGGAAATTCATCAACAAATGTCAAGAAATCCAGCAACGTTTTGTAATTGGTGTTCAGGAATCGGAAACAGCGTTTGTAATCGCTGTAAAAAAGCTTATTATTGCTGTCGGGATCACCAAATAAAACACTGGCCTACTCACAAAAAGGAATGTAAACAGCAAAATATACCACAAGCTACTCAGATATCTCTAAATACACCGATTTCTACCAATCAAGAATCTAGTAATTTCTCAGCGTATGGTGATTGGAGTCAAAATacgtatgaaaattttaatcaggtTATAGTGCCAGAAAATGATTACAGTGCAAGTGCTTCAAATATGGTTTCAAGTTCTGAtgaaagtttaagttttaattcatcTTCTGAAAGAGATGTATTTTCGTCACTCAGCAGCGActtatttaattctgaaaatagtttttggGATGTAATTAACACTGGTGATGCCCAAAACTTATCTGACCTTAGAACTGACCTTGAAAAGGAACGTGCCATAGCCAAAATTTCTGAAGCCTTGCAAACTGGAGCACCTACTCCTACTATTAGTGAATTGAATGATAGTTGGTTGAAAGATGCTCATGATTTTAATCAATCAGAAAGCATGCCCTTGAAGGCCATATGTTCAAATGTCATAAGTGACATGAATAAATATGGTATATGTGTATTGGATAAATTTATGGGTGACAAGCTTGGTAACAGAATTCTCAGTGAGGTTAAACATTTGTATGCGCAGGGTATATTTGAGAAAGGtgaacttataaataaaaatacagttttggtGAAAGAAAATATTCGAAGGGATGTTACCGCATGGGTTGCTGGTACGGAACCTGGTTGCGCAGCTATTTATAGCTTAATGCAAAAACTTGATCTTGCTATTACTACTTGCAATAAAATGCCAAACAATGGGGTGATATCCAATTATAAGTTGCACCGAAGAACAAAG gcAATGATAGCATGTTATCCTGGGAATGggacattttacaaaaaacatgTTGATAATCCTCTTAAAGATGGCAGATGTGTCACTTGTATTTATTATCTGAATCAAAACTGGGATGTAAAA aaacatggaggacttttaaGATTGTATCCAACAGCTTATAATGACCAAGTTTCTGTCATTGAACCTATATTTGATCGAATGATATTTTTCTGGTCTGATAGGAGGAATCCTCATGAAGTTTTACCTGCTTTTGCAACAAG gTTTGCTATCACTGTGTGGTACTTCGATGCTGATGAAAGATCTCTCTTTTTAAATcgaggaattttatga
- the LOC107452203 gene encoding ubiquitin recognition factor in ER-associated degradation protein 1 isoform X2 has protein sequence MFSFNGLFEPVRPFNTQYRCYSVCMLPGNERKDVERGGKIIMPPSSLDHLARLNIVYPMLFKLTNKKTNRITHCGVLEFVADEGKVYLPYWMMRNLLLEEGGILHIENATLPVATYSKFQPQTEDFLDITNPKAVLENALRNFACLTTSDLIAIDYNDKIYEFCVLETKPGKAVSIIECDMNVEFAPPVGYVEPESKMQTQEDENPPLQDPNIPLPDGSFFAFQGKGVRLDGKQKKGSDLPDKILNIPPPRRGIPDYDYEIGTLRFIRTIRPEDINNDKTPEDNFEAFTGKGFTLRKGKIRD, from the exons ATG ttttcttttaatgggTTATTTGAACCTGTTCGACCATTTAATACCCAGTATCGATGTTATTCTGTATGTATGCTTCCAGGAAATGAGAGAAAAGATGTCGAACGAGGTGGAAAAA tcATAATGCCTCCATCATCTTTAGATCACTTAG CACGTCTAAATATTGTATATCCCATGCTCTTTAAATTGACAAACAAAAAGACTAATCGAATTACTCACTGTGGTGTGTTAGAGTTTGTTGCTGATGAAGGAAAAGTTTATTTACCATACtgg ATGATGCGGAATCTTTTATTAGAGGAAGGAGGCATATTGCACATTGAAAATGCCACTTTACCTGTTGCCACTTATTCAAAGTTTCAGCCGCAAACAGAAGATTTTTTGGATATCACAAATCCCAAAGCTGT CTTGGAAAATGCTCTAAGAAATTTTGCTTGCCTTACTACTTCTGATCTCATTGCCATTGATTACAATGATAAA atatatgaATTTTGTGTGTTGGAAACAAAACCTGGAAAAGCTGTTTCCATTATAGAATGTGATATGAAc GTAGAGTTTGCTCCTCCTGTGGGATATGTTGAACCTGAATCAAAAATGCAGACACAAGAAGATGAAAat CCTCCTTTACAAGATCCAAATATTCCTTTACCCGATGGATCCTTTTTt GCATTTCAAGGTAAAGGTGTGAGGCTGGATGGTAAACAAAAGAAAGGATCTGATTTGCCagataaaatacttaatatccCTCCCCCTAGAAG aggaaTTCCTGATTACGATTATGAAATTGGCACTTTAAGATTTATTAGAACTATAAGACCAGAGgatataaataat GATAAAACTCCTGAAGACAATTTTGAAGCTTTCACTGGAAAGGGATTTACTTTACGGAAAGGAAAAATTAGAGATTGA
- the LOC107452203 gene encoding ubiquitin recognition factor in ER-associated degradation protein 1 isoform X1 — MFSFNGLFEPVRPFNTQYRCYSVCMLPGNERKDVERGGKIIMPPSSLDHLARLNIVYPMLFKLTNKKTNRITHCGVLEFVADEGKVYLPYWMMRNLLLEEGGILHIENATLPVATYSKFQPQTEDFLDITNPKAVLENALRNFACLTTSDLIAIDYNDKIYEFCVLETKPGKAVSIIECDMNVEFAPPVGYVEPESKMQTQEDENQPPLQDPNIPLPDGSFFAFQGKGVRLDGKQKKGSDLPDKILNIPPPRRGIPDYDYEIGTLRFIRTIRPEDINNDKTPEDNFEAFTGKGFTLRKGKIRD; from the exons ATG ttttcttttaatgggTTATTTGAACCTGTTCGACCATTTAATACCCAGTATCGATGTTATTCTGTATGTATGCTTCCAGGAAATGAGAGAAAAGATGTCGAACGAGGTGGAAAAA tcATAATGCCTCCATCATCTTTAGATCACTTAG CACGTCTAAATATTGTATATCCCATGCTCTTTAAATTGACAAACAAAAAGACTAATCGAATTACTCACTGTGGTGTGTTAGAGTTTGTTGCTGATGAAGGAAAAGTTTATTTACCATACtgg ATGATGCGGAATCTTTTATTAGAGGAAGGAGGCATATTGCACATTGAAAATGCCACTTTACCTGTTGCCACTTATTCAAAGTTTCAGCCGCAAACAGAAGATTTTTTGGATATCACAAATCCCAAAGCTGT CTTGGAAAATGCTCTAAGAAATTTTGCTTGCCTTACTACTTCTGATCTCATTGCCATTGATTACAATGATAAA atatatgaATTTTGTGTGTTGGAAACAAAACCTGGAAAAGCTGTTTCCATTATAGAATGTGATATGAAc GTAGAGTTTGCTCCTCCTGTGGGATATGTTGAACCTGAATCAAAAATGCAGACACAAGAAGATGAAAat CAGCCTCCTTTACAAGATCCAAATATTCCTTTACCCGATGGATCCTTTTTt GCATTTCAAGGTAAAGGTGTGAGGCTGGATGGTAAACAAAAGAAAGGATCTGATTTGCCagataaaatacttaatatccCTCCCCCTAGAAG aggaaTTCCTGATTACGATTATGAAATTGGCACTTTAAGATTTATTAGAACTATAAGACCAGAGgatataaataat GATAAAACTCCTGAAGACAATTTTGAAGCTTTCACTGGAAAGGGATTTACTTTACGGAAAGGAAAAATTAGAGATTGA